The window CGTGTCCAAGTCGGAGAAGTCGCAGGGCGGAGAGCTGCCCGAGGATCGCCTTGACGCCAACATCGACGACGGAGACCCCGAGCTTGGACACTTCAGCCCCTGGAGCTGGTGGCCCATCACTCTCGCGGGCAGCGCATCAATCCTGATGTTGGGATTCGCGATCGGAATCTGGCTCAGCTACATTGGCGCGGCGATCACAATCATCGCGCTCGTCGGATGGGTCTATGAGTACTACCGCGGCAATTTCGCCCGCTAACGCAAACATCCGCGCGGCATCCCATGGGGATGCCGCTGCGGTGTTTGCGCTCGTGAACCAGCTCTCTGATCGCTACGATGTCGACCGCCCGGCGTTCGACATCGCCTTCGCTGAGGCGGTCGATGGTGGGGACCGTAGCGTTCTTCTCATCGCCGATGTCGACGGCCATGTCGCCGGCTACGCTCTCATGACGGTGGCACGCCTCATCTATACCCGGCAGGACGCTGCTCAGATCCAGGAGCTCATCGTCGACGCCGCGTGGGGTCGACGGGGGATCGGCAGCAGCCTCGTGGCCGCTGTTGAAGACATCTGCCGCGGTCGCGGCATCAGCGAGCTCATCGTAGCCAGCCGCAGAGCACCGGCCTTCTATGACCGTCTTGACTACCGCTCGACAGCGGATTACCTCAAGAAGGTCTTCAACACCGAGCATTGATACGTGACTTCGCCTGCAACAGGCGTTTAGTCATAACAGGCGTTTAGTCATGCGGTAGTTGGTGAGCCGTGTCCCGGCAATCTCTGGATGCTGCTCCGCAACCACGGTGAAGCCGTGGTGCTCGAAGAACGGCACAGCCGTGATGCTCGCATTGGTGCTGAGCTCGTGTGCTCCGGCTAGTACAGCCCTTTCGGATAGTTCCACCATCAGCCTGGAGCCGACGCCCTGGCGCACAGAATCAGGGCTTACGAACATCATGTCCACGTAGCCCCTGGGTGAGACGTCTGCAAACCCTGCGATCTGCCCGTCGGCCACCGCAACGAGGGTTGCTGCTGCCGCCCGTGCGTCGTGCCACGACGCCAAAGACCGCCGCGTTGGTCCGGCCCACGCGCGGATCTGCAGGGCTGTGTAGTCGGCGCTAGCTATCTCTGTGATCGCTCGTAGAAAGATCCCCAGCGTCGCTGCGGCGTCATCCGGGGTGTAGGCCCGAGTCGTGATGGTGTGAGCTTCATGCACGGATCAACGCTACTCTGTGCCACAGCCACAGCCACAGCCACAGCCACAAACGAAGAATGCCCCCGCACGATGTGCGGGGGCATTCTCTGGATGAGGCAACGACCTAGTGGTGTTCGCCCTGCTCGAGTTCCGTACGAGTCGGGGGCGAAACCCTGTCCTCGAAGAACCAGCGGGAGAACGCCGCACGCAGGCGCATTCCGGTTGTGATCTTGCCCTGGTCGTTCGGGCGAAGCATCAGCGGCTTGTAGTCGTCGTAGCTGACCAGACGCCAGCGCTCGTACTCCGACAGCGGCTGGTGGACCTCGACGTACTCGCCACCGGGCAAGCGCACGATGCGACCAGACTCGAAGCCGTGAAGGGCGATCTCGCGGTCCTTCTTCTGCAGAGCCAGGCAGACACGCTTCGCCACGAAGTAGGCAACCACCGGACCCACAAAGAGCAGAGCCTGCAGCGCGTGGGTGATGCCCTCGATCGTGAGATGGAAGTGCGTCGCCATGATGTCGGACGATGCTGCCGCCCACATGACCGCGTAGAACGTGACACCCGCGGCACCGATGGCCGTGCGAGTGGGCGCGTTGCGGGGACGCTGAGCGATGTGGTGCTCGCGCTGGTCGCCCGTGACCCATGCCTCGATGAAGGGGTAGATCGCAACAATCACGATAAACAGACCCAGGACAACGAGGGGGACGAGGATGTTCATCGACACGGTGTAGCCGAAGAGCAGGAACTCCCATCCCGGGGGAACGAGTCGAAGCGCTCCATCGGCGAATCCGATGTACCAGTCGGGCTGGGTACCGGCCGAAACAGGGGAGGGGTCGTAAGGGCCATAGACCCAGACCGCGTTGATGGAGAAGAACGACGCGATGAGCACCAGCACACCGAAGACGACGAAGAAGAATCCGCCGGCCTTGGCTGCGAACACGGGCATCACGGGCACGCCAACAACGTTGTCGTTGGTGCGACCGGGGCCAGCGAACTGCGTGTGCTTGTTGATAATCATCAGCAGCAGGTGAACGCCGAGGGTCGCGATGAGGATCGCGGGAAGCAGCATGATGTGCAGCACGAAGAGGCGAGGCACGATCTCGGTTCCCGGGAACTCGCCACCGAACAGCAGGTAGGAGATCCAGGTGCCCACGATCGGGATGCCCTTGAGCATTCCGTCGATGATGCGAAGACCGTTGCCCGAGAGCAGGTCGTCGGGAAGCGAGTATCCGGTGAAGCCCTCGGCCATCGCAAGGATGAAGAGAACGAAGCCGATGACCCAGTTGATTTCGCGCGGCTTGCGGAATGCGCCCGTGAAGAAGACGCGGAGCATGTGTAGGCCGATGGACGCTACGAAGAGCAGAGCGGCCCAGTGGTGCAGCTGGCGCATAAGCAGGCCACCACGGATATCGAATGAGATATCGAGTGTCGAGGCCATAGCCGCAGACATCTCGACGCCCTTGAGGGGAACATACGAACCCTCGTAGTGGATCTCGGTCATCGACGGGTCGAAGAAGAACGTTAGGAAGGTGCCCGAGAGCAGGATCACAACGAAGCTATAGAGGGCGACCTCGCCGAGCATGAAAGACCAGTGGTCAGGAAAGATCTTGCGACCGAGTTCCTTGACCAGGCCCGAGATGCTCGTGCGGTCGTCGATGTAGCTGGCGGCAGCGCTAGTGAAACGCATTCCGCGGCCAACGGGGGCCTTCTCAGTCACGGACGCCTCTGCGGCCGCGGATGTTGCTGTGGTTGTCATACGGAACGCTCCCAGAAGCTAGGACCAACGGGCTCGAGGAAGTCGCTTTGGGCAATGAGGTAGCCCTCGGAGTCCACGGCGATAGGAAGCTGGGGGAGCGGCCGCTTTGCCGGTCCGAAAATGACCTCACAGTGGTTGGTCACGTCGAACGTCGACTGGTGGCAGGGGCACAGCAGGTGGTGCGTGTGCTGCTCGTAAAGGGCAACGGGGCAACCGACATGGGTGCAGATCTTGGAGTACGCGACGATGCCGTCGTACGACCATTCCTTGCGCTCTTCGAGCTCGTTGAGTTCGGACGGGTCAAGGCGCATGAGAAGCACGGCGGCCTTGGCCTTCTCGTCGAGAACGTGCTCGGCGTCGTACAGATCTGCGGGGATGACATGGAAGACAGAACCGCGGGTAACATCCGCAGCCTTGATCGGAGCGCCCGAGGGGTCAATTGCCAGACGGGTGCCCTTCTTCCACATCGTGTGCTTGAAGAGAGCTACGGGGTCCTCTGCAGGCGCCAGGTCGCGGAACATCACGATAGCCGGCAGCGGGAACACGGCAAGTGCTCCGATGAGGCTGTTGCGGATGAGCTTGCGACGGGTGAAGCCCGACTCCTGGTTGCCCAGGGTGAAGATGTTTGCTGCAGCAGCGCGGGTCTCGTCGGTGCCGCGCGTGGGGTGGCGCATCTCGACAAGCTCATGACTACTCATGAGGTTCTTGGCCCAGTAAATCGCGCCGATTCCGAGAGGAATCAGTGCGAGCGTGATGCCGAGCCCGAGGAAGAGCGTGTTCAGTCGAACCGACAACATGTCGCCCGGGGTGATCGGGAAGATGATGTACGCGACGATCGCGAAGATGCTTCCCACGATCGACAGGAGGAAGAGTCCACCGACCAGTCGCGAAGCGTGCCGCTCCTTGGCTGGGTCGGTGTCTGTTACCCGAGGATTGTGTGGGGGGAGCCCCGGGTTGGTGAGCGCGTCTGAGGCGACGACGGCCGTGCCTGGCGAAACCGCTGGGGCTCCGCTTTTCTCGACAGCCGAGCCGGCAGCGGCGAGAGACTCGCCGTTGTCCTGCTTTGCCATTCTCTTCCCTTCGATTGGCACGTTGTGTGGTGCAGTGGTGATGATGTGAGAACTTGTGGGAGTTGTGTGCCTAGTTGGCGCGTGCGGCGATCCACACCGTTACGCCGACGACAGCGCCGAGACCGAAGATCCAGATGAAGAGACCTTCGGAGACAGGTCCGAGGCTCCCGAGGGTGAAACCGCCAACTGACGGGGTCTCCTCGAGGAACTTGAGGTAAGCGATGACATCTGCCTTGTCCTCAGGAGTGAGGTTCAGGTCGTTGAACACCGGCATGTTCTGGGGCCCGGTCACCATGGCCTCATAGATGTGCTTCGACGAAACACCCTGGAGCGAAGGAGCGAACTTGCCCTCGGTCAGTGCGCCGCCAGCGCCGGCAACGTTGTGGCACATTGCGCAGTTAATGCGGAAGAGAACTCCACCGTTGGCGAGGTCGGCGTCTGAACCGTCGAGGAGCTCCTCGTTGGGGATCTCGGGGCCGGGAGCGAAATCTGCAACATACGTAGCGAGTGCCAGAATCTGCTCGTCAGAGAACTGCACGGGCTTCTTTTCTGCCTGCGGTCCCTGGGCAGCCATCGGCATGCGGCCGGTTCCGACCTGGAAGTCGACAGCGGCAGCGCCGACACCGAACAGGCTTACGCCTTCTTCGGTGCCCTCACCGTTCATACCGTGGCAGCTGGAGCAGTTAGCGGCGAAGAGTGCTTCACCCTCGTCGACCAGCTGCTGATGCACGACCTCGGAGCTGGCGGTCTCCGCCGTGGCTGTCGATGTGAAGAGTGCATACGCGCCGCCGGTGGCCACAAGGCCGGCGAGGATGAGCGCGACGCTCGCCAGGGGGTGACGACGTCCCACTTGCGTGCGACGACCGTTCGGCTTAGTCGAGTCAATTCCCATGGTGCTGTGGACTTCCCGTTCTGCGTTTATCTGCGAGATTCAGTGTGAGGAGGGGGGCGAGCTACGTCTATTTGAGAACGTAGATCACCAGGAACAGGCCGATCCAGACCACGTCAACGAAGTGCCAGTAGTACGAAACGACGATTGCGCTAGTCGCTTCTTTGTGCCCGAAGTGCTTGACCGCGTAGGCGCGGCCGATGATGAAGAGGAACGCGATGAGGCCACCGATCACGTGCAGGCCGTGGAAGCCGGTGGTGATGTAGAACGCGGAACCATACGAGTTCGACTGGAGCCCGATGTGCTCGCTCACGAGGGTCGCATACTCGAACACCTGGCCGGTCACGAACAGCGCGCCCATGATGTAGGTGAGGAAGAACCACTCGACCATTCCCCATTTGCCGATCTGCAGCAGCGTGCCTGTGCGGCGCGGCTGCATGCGCTCAGCGGCGAAGACGCCGAACTGAGCAGTCACGGAGGAAAGCACGAGGATGATCGTGATGGTGAGCGCGAAGGGCACGTTGAGAACGGCGGTCTCTGCAGCCCACAGCTCCGGGGACGTGCCGCGAAGAGTGAAGTAAATGGCAAAGAGGCCGGCGAAGAACATGACCTCGCTGCCCAGCCAGACGATCGTGCCGATCGCGACGACGTTAGGCCTGTTCACGACAGGGGCCCCTGGGGCATGGGTTATTGAGGTGCTGGTCACGAGTCCCATTATGGCCGAAAAATGGGGCGAGGTCGTCATCCCGCAGGGTGTGCCTAGCCAGTCGGTAGGATTTTGGCCATGTCCTCAAACGTTTCTTGGCCTCACCTGCTCACTACGTTGCTCGATGGAGAAGACCTCAGCATTAGCGAGGCATCCTGGGCAATGGCGCAGATCATGGCCGGAGAGGCGTCGCCTGCCCAGCTCGCGGGATTCCTTATTGCCCTGCGACGCAAGGGCGAGACGGTCAACGAGATCGTAGGTTTCCGCGACGCGATTCTCGAGAATGCCGTGCCTCTAGACGTGGATCCGATGGTTCTCGACATCGTCGGAACCGGGGGAGACCGCTATGGAACCGTGAATATCTCAACGATGGCGAGCATTGTCTGCGCTGCAGCAGGCGCCAAAGTTCTGAAGCATGGAAACCGTGCGGTGAGCTCACAGTCGGGCGCGTCTGACGTTCTCACCGAGCTCGGCATCGATCTTCAGCAGTCGCCAGAAAAAGTTCTTGCGGTTCTTGAGAAAACGGGCATCGGCTTCGCCTTCGCATCTCTTTTTCACCCGGGATTTCGCCACGCGGCGGCCGTGCGCAAGGAACTCGGCGTGCCCACAGTCTTCAACTTTCTTGGGCCGCTCTGTAACCCTGCGCGGCCAGAGGCATCCGCGGTCGGGGTGGCAAACCTTGAGACGGTGCCGCTTTTCGTGGGCGTTTTTCGCACCAGGGGAGCGACGGCACTCGTGTTTCGTGGGGATGACGGACTCGATGAGCTCACGACGACGGGCCACAGCCACATTTGGGAGGTCTCCCGCGGCGATGTTCACGAACACGACCTCGACCCCCGAGACCTCGGCATCGCCACGGCGAAGATCGACGATCTCATCGGAGGCGATGGCGTGCGCAACGCTGCAATCGCCCGCAACACGCTGGGGGAGAGGCCGGTCCGGTGCGGGATATCGTGCTCCTGAACGCCGCAGCAGGGCTGATTGCGTGGGACTTGGCACAGGATGCGTCGCAGACACAGGTGCCGATCCTCGAGCGGTTCCGATCCAAGATCGATGTTGCTGCTGCAGCGATCGATTCTGGCGCGGCATCCGCCAAACTTGCTGCCTGGGCGGCGGCCTCCGCTCTCTAAGTAGAGAAGGGCTCGCCGATCGCCGAGATGCGCGAGGGGTGCCAAATGCGTGCTCAGGGGCGCAGCAACGGCGAATTTCGCGCCCCTCGGCGGGGCTCGGCGCCTTCGCGGGCTGGTGCGGTGAGCGCGGCGGACGTACCCTCTGGCCATGGACCAGGATGGCGTGAGTTCCGCAGAACAACACACTCAGCAGGATAAGAAGATCGACCCGCGAGCCCCTCGGATGACGTTGGCCGACTGGGTGATTGCGCGCCCCGTTTCTGTCGACGATGAGATGAATGGCCCGACGCCGGGCCCCGAACCGGGGGACGCCGAACGCCACATCGAGAACGACCGCAACCTCGTGGACTGGACGTGTGCCGTGTGCGGGCATCCACTGGGGGAGCACGTTGTCGACCACTCTGAGGGGCACACGATCTTCGAGTGCCCGGTCGACGACCTGAACGGCGCACCGCTGCCAGAGGCCGTGCCGCTCAACGAGGTTGGTCAGCCCAAGCACGTTCGGCAGCCCGGCGCTGAGCGCTAGGGGACTGCTTCGATCGGGGGAACCTGCCACCGGGTATCGGCCTGCTGTGGTCGCAGGACGACGTTCCCAGCCCGGGGGAGTGGACACGGTACCTAGCGATTAAGCCTATTGATTATCGATCGATTTCTATCGATAATCAATAAATGAACCCCAATCTGCCGCGACTCTCCCTGACGCTGATGATTGTCATAGAGTGCACCCTGGGGGCACTGTTCTTTGTTGGAATTGGCGCGCTTGCGCTTCTCCCGGGATTGTCAGCGGATATTGCCGCGAGCCTTCCTGAATACGCTGGCTTGCGTATGCCGTTGCTCGCGCTGGCCACCGCCATCACCGTTCTCGGGCTAGTTTCCCTGGTGATGATCGCTCTGATCGTGTGCCGCATTTACCGTGGATCCGTGCTCGCCCCTGCGTCCCTGCTATGGCTAGATGTGATCGTTGGTTCGCTCGGCGCTGCCGCATTTCTGATAGCCATCGCCTTCGTCGTGATTAGCAATGGGCAGGCGGGCAGTCCGTTCCTCGCGCTCGTCCAGTTGGTCGGGATTCTGGCTCTCGTCGTGCTGGCCTACATTGCCCTAAAGTTTCGGTCGCGCCTCAGGCGCGCGATTACGATGCGGGCTGAATTGGATGAGGCCGCCTGAGCGGTCATCCAATACGGTCTGCAGAACAGTTCGAATCTCAAGTCGACCAAATTCGGGACGGCCGAGCGCGCGGAATTGATGTGCGCATCTTTGCGCGCGTTGCGCGAAAAGTGGGGCTGTCAAACTCTACTTGACATAATGTGCATTATCGGCGGTGGGGAACGCCTAGCGAGAGCGGTTCGAACCTGCCCGGGTTGATGGTTGATCACCGGATTCGCTGAATCTGCCACAGCGGCATCCTAAGCGCCGACGTAGTTGGCCAGATGCTCGCCAGTGAGGGTAGATTTCGCTGCGACAAGGTCTGCTGGGGTTCCCTCGAAGACGACGAGACCGCCATCGTGGCCGGCGCCGGGCCCGATATCGATAATCCAGTCGGCGTGGGCCATAACAGCCTGGTGGTGCTCGACGACGATGACCGATTTGCCCGAATCTACGAGCTTGTCGAGAAGCTCAAGGAGCTGTTCAACATCGGCAAGGTGCAGCCCGGTCGTCGGCTCGTCGAGAACATAGACCGACCCCTTTTCGGCCATTTGGGTCGCAAGCTTGAGGCGCTGACGCTCTCCGCCCGACAGGGTCGTGAGCGGCTGGCCGAGACTGATGTAGCCGAGGCCGACGTCCGTGAGGCGTTCCAGGATGGTGTGAGCGGCCGGAATGCGAGACTCCCCCTCGGAGAAGAACGCCTTAGCCTCTGAGGCCGGCATCGAGAGAACCTCGCTGATATTGCGACCGCCGAGGGTGTACTCGAGCACCGAGGCCTGGAATCGCTTGCCCTCGCAAACCTCACACGTCGAAGCAACGCTGGCCATCACGCCAAGGTCGGTGTAGATGACTCCTGCGCCGTTGCAGTTCGGGCACGCACCCTCGGAATTTGGGCTAAAGAGCGCTGGCTTGACGCCGTTCGCCTTGGCAAATGCCTTGCGGATGGGCTCTAAAAGGCCCGTGTAGGTGGCCGGGTTGCTTCTCCGGGAGCCCTTGATGGTGCTCTGATCGATCGAAATTACCTCGTCGCTGGCGGGGATCGATCCGTGCACAAGCGAGCTCTTGCCCGACCCGGCGACCCCCGTGATCACGACCAGAACGCCGAGCGGGATGTCGACATCCACATTCTGAAGATTGTTGGCCGTCGCGCCTCGAACCTCAAGAGCGCCCGCGCGGGTGCGCACGGCATCCTTGAGCGCCGCCCGGTCATCAAGGTGGCGCCCCGTGAGGGTGTCGCTCGCGCGGAGGCCCTCGACCGTCCCCTCGAAGCAGATTTCTCCTCCTGCCGTGCCAGCTCCTGGCCCAAGGTCGACGGCGTGGTCGGCGATCACGATCATCTCTGGTTTGTGCTCGACCACGAGAACCGTGTTGCCCTTATCTCGCAGTTCCAGAAGCAGGCGGTTCATGCGCTGGATGTCATGCGGATGCAGCCCGATCGTTGGCTCATCGAAGACATACGTTACGTCGGTGAGCGAGGAGCCGA is drawn from Salinibacterium hongtaonis and contains these coding sequences:
- a CDS encoding cytochrome c oxidase subunit 4, giving the protein MKTNARIFWVLAVFFLIVGVVYLGWTWAESARLLETTGTFAGGPGAPPHPEWVGTLAILLCAVLAAFLAFYVSKSEKSQGGELPEDRLDANIDDGDPELGHFSPWSWWPITLAGSASILMLGFAIGIWLSYIGAAITIIALVGWVYEYYRGNFAR
- a CDS encoding GNAT family N-acetyltransferase, which codes for MSTTAAISPANANIRAASHGDAAAVFALVNQLSDRYDVDRPAFDIAFAEAVDGGDRSVLLIADVDGHVAGYALMTVARLIYTRQDAAQIQELIVDAAWGRRGIGSSLVAAVEDICRGRGISELIVASRRAPAFYDRLDYRSTADYLKKVFNTEH
- a CDS encoding GNAT family N-acetyltransferase; the encoded protein is MHEAHTITTRAYTPDDAAATLGIFLRAITEIASADYTALQIRAWAGPTRRSLASWHDARAAAATLVAVADGQIAGFADVSPRGYVDMMFVSPDSVRQGVGSRLMVELSERAVLAGAHELSTNASITAVPFFEHHGFTVVAEQHPEIAGTRLTNYRMTKRLL
- the qcrB gene encoding cytochrome bc1 complex cytochrome b subunit, with protein sequence MTTTATSAAAEASVTEKAPVGRGMRFTSAAASYIDDRTSISGLVKELGRKIFPDHWSFMLGEVALYSFVVILLSGTFLTFFFDPSMTEIHYEGSYVPLKGVEMSAAMASTLDISFDIRGGLLMRQLHHWAALLFVASIGLHMLRVFFTGAFRKPREINWVIGFVLFILAMAEGFTGYSLPDDLLSGNGLRIIDGMLKGIPIVGTWISYLLFGGEFPGTEIVPRLFVLHIMLLPAILIATLGVHLLLMIINKHTQFAGPGRTNDNVVGVPVMPVFAAKAGGFFFVVFGVLVLIASFFSINAVWVYGPYDPSPVSAGTQPDWYIGFADGALRLVPPGWEFLLFGYTVSMNILVPLVVLGLFIVIVAIYPFIEAWVTGDQREHHIAQRPRNAPTRTAIGAAGVTFYAVMWAAASSDIMATHFHLTIEGITHALQALLFVGPVVAYFVAKRVCLALQKKDREIALHGFESGRIVRLPGGEYVEVHQPLSEYERWRLVSYDDYKPLMLRPNDQGKITTGMRLRAAFSRWFFEDRVSPPTRTELEQGEHH
- the qcrA gene encoding cytochrome bc1 complex Rieske iron-sulfur subunit, which encodes MAKQDNGESLAAAGSAVEKSGAPAVSPGTAVVASDALTNPGLPPHNPRVTDTDPAKERHASRLVGGLFLLSIVGSIFAIVAYIIFPITPGDMLSVRLNTLFLGLGITLALIPLGIGAIYWAKNLMSSHELVEMRHPTRGTDETRAAAANIFTLGNQESGFTRRKLIRNSLIGALAVFPLPAIVMFRDLAPAEDPVALFKHTMWKKGTRLAIDPSGAPIKAADVTRGSVFHVIPADLYDAEHVLDEKAKAAVLLMRLDPSELNELEERKEWSYDGIVAYSKICTHVGCPVALYEQHTHHLLCPCHQSTFDVTNHCEVIFGPAKRPLPQLPIAVDSEGYLIAQSDFLEPVGPSFWERSV
- the qcrC gene encoding cytochrome bc1 complex diheme cytochrome c subunit, whose amino-acid sequence is MGIDSTKPNGRRTQVGRRHPLASVALILAGLVATGGAYALFTSTATAETASSEVVHQQLVDEGEALFAANCSSCHGMNGEGTEEGVSLFGVGAAAVDFQVGTGRMPMAAQGPQAEKKPVQFSDEQILALATYVADFAPGPEIPNEELLDGSDADLANGGVLFRINCAMCHNVAGAGGALTEGKFAPSLQGVSSKHIYEAMVTGPQNMPVFNDLNLTPEDKADVIAYLKFLEETPSVGGFTLGSLGPVSEGLFIWIFGLGAVVGVTVWIAARAN
- the ctaE gene encoding aa3-type cytochrome oxidase subunit III — protein: MGLVTSTSITHAPGAPVVNRPNVVAIGTIVWLGSEVMFFAGLFAIYFTLRGTSPELWAAETAVLNVPFALTITIILVLSSVTAQFGVFAAERMQPRRTGTLLQIGKWGMVEWFFLTYIMGALFVTGQVFEYATLVSEHIGLQSNSYGSAFYITTGFHGLHVIGGLIAFLFIIGRAYAVKHFGHKEATSAIVVSYYWHFVDVVWIGLFLVIYVLK
- a CDS encoding DUF2975 domain-containing protein, which encodes MNPNLPRLSLTLMIVIECTLGALFFVGIGALALLPGLSADIAASLPEYAGLRMPLLALATAITVLGLVSLVMIALIVCRIYRGSVLAPASLLWLDVIVGSLGAAAFLIAIAFVVISNGQAGSPFLALVQLVGILALVVLAYIALKFRSRLRRAITMRAELDEAA
- a CDS encoding ATP-binding cassette domain-containing protein, translating into MNPAETRSSELHAADRHDLIRVQGARENNLRNVSLEIPKRRLTVFTGVSGSGKSSLVFGTIAAESQRMINETYSAFVQGFMPNLARPDVDVLEGLTTAILVDQERMGANSRSTVGTATDVNAMFRIVFSRLGEPHIGSPQAFSFNVASVSGAGAVTLERGGREIKERREFSVTGGMCPRCEGMGTINDIDLSQLFDDSKSLNEGALTIPGYTADGWGVKIFTGSGFLDPDKPIRDYSKRELNDFLYKEPVKVKVSDINMTYEGLIPKVQKSFLSKDREAMQPHIRAFVDRAVTFTTCPECGGTRLNEGARSSRINGLNIAEVCAMQISDLAEWVRTLQEPSMAPLLASLQHTLDSFVEIGLGYLSLDRPAGTLSGGEAQRTKMIRHLGSSLTDVTYVFDEPTIGLHPHDIQRMNRLLLELRDKGNTVLVVEHKPEMIVIADHAVDLGPGAGTAGGEICFEGTVEGLRASDTLTGRHLDDRAALKDAVRTRAGALEVRGATANNLQNVDVDIPLGVLVVITGVAGSGKSSLVHGSIPASDEVISIDQSTIKGSRRSNPATYTGLLEPIRKAFAKANGVKPALFSPNSEGACPNCNGAGVIYTDLGVMASVASTCEVCEGKRFQASVLEYTLGGRNISEVLSMPASEAKAFFSEGESRIPAAHTILERLTDVGLGYISLGQPLTTLSGGERQRLKLATQMAEKGSVYVLDEPTTGLHLADVEQLLELLDKLVDSGKSVIVVEHHQAVMAHADWIIDIGPGAGHDGGLVVFEGTPADLVAAKSTLTGEHLANYVGA